ATCGGAAAGCGCCGATGCCGCTGCAACAGTTAGCTAGATAGCAGATAGCAGAGGATGGCAGTGCACATACAGCCCTGGAAGAATGCATAGTTCTTCTGAATATTCGGATCCCAGCACGACCCATCCACATCCGAAGCCCAGAGTCTGGCTGTCGGCGTGCACTGCCCGTAGATAGTATACACGCAGACCACATTTATAATGGACAGTACAGCAATGCCAGTGCACATCGCCGGACGATGATGCTTAGCCCGCTGGCTGATCCGCAGCATGAACAACGCAACGGACACCTTCCCCCAGTTCGTAGACATAACGTGGAAGCCCTGCGAGAGCCAGTTGTACTTGGTCGACTGGATCTGCTGGTACGGGGACAGATCGATCGCATGGCGGCCGGTGCCGTAGTAAAATGCCATTGTAGCGAGGGCTGTGTTGATGGTCGCACAGAGcagggcaaggatgatgaACGGGTCATCCCAGCCCCAGGACTTGATTATCCTGGTACGCACCCAGACGCGGAGCACGACCAGGATCGCAGAGAAACCAAAGAGCGGCCATGAGACGGCCAGTATAATCCAGCCACGATCGGGAGTCGACATGATTGTGGGATATACAACTTGACCATGGTGGTGGCCCCAGCGATATTAAAGTAAGCATGGCTGCGAAGACTCATCGCTCTCGCTAGCCAACTGATCGAGTGCCTCCATTGGCTTGCGAGGCGTATGGCTCTGGGTGCAGCTGTGCAGGGATCAGCGATTTCCATATTAGGGTATTGGGGCTGAGTGAGCGCATACAGGTGGAAGAGCGGCCCCGGCCCCAGGTCtagaaaaagtaaaagcTCTCTCATGCTGCAAGGGAACGTAACAGGCAGAGAGCACGATCAGCTCCACAGGACAACTGGCGTTCGATGGTCCGGTCCGGGTCGATCCCGTCAATCGATCAGTGAACTAGAGGCCGGTCTTCCACACATCTGGCTCAGACCGACATTCCCCCGTGGACCGCGATGCAAAGGCGGCTGGGCGAGCCAGTAATAGATCCAACATCATGGGGACGCCCCAGCTGTTGGGCGTTGTGGTCCATCACTGGTCGATACGTGAAACATCACGAAAAGTTAATCTGACATgaccagcagctgctccGTGCAGAATCCACTCGCATCTAATATTCTCGAGGCCTTCCATTCGCTCCATTATTTCCGAACCTTCTGTCTCCTGATTGGGATACTGCCTTTGTGTGTATCGCCAAGTCCCAGTTGTCATGATCTCCTTCGAATGTCCAAACAAAGCAACTGTGAGCAATTCTACATCCAGCCTCTATACGAACCTCTACCACCATGAAACATAGCACTGCGCGCCAGCAACCCCGCAGACGGATCCCAGCCCGACCTGAGCCCCTCCGCCAAACGCTCGGATATCTAGATGCTCCAGGCGCGTCTAATTGCGCGATTTCTCTCCAGCGGTGAAGCCCTCGCACCGACCGCCAGGTCGAGCAAATACCGTGCTCTGTTAACACGATCCATTATACCGAGCCAAGGACGAAGAACATGTTCAGTACGGTGTACAATGCACGGTCCAATACGTCGTCCCCGTTTCCCAATATAGGTAAACGCTGTCCAACGATCGACCCGAGTTTCTGCCCAGCCTACGTAACTGCTCGTGAGCTAGGAAGTCCGGGACGCCTGGCCAGCACAACAATAGCAGCTTGGATGTTTTCCTGGATGAATATACAGGTATCAACGAACTTAATTAATTCCCCTCATATACCTATTAGGGCACGGAGCACTGCGAGGATACCGGTTTACTGGTCCTGTTCTGCATAGGTACAGATCGGCCAATGCGGATCTACATATCGTGCATCAAATAAAATCCAATAATGTCTATACGCCTGGTACAGCTTTATTTGCCGGGTTACCCCAACGGGCGAATGTAATCGGCTTTGCATATCTGCAAGCTCTCCGCGGAACCAGGCAGCTGGGATCCGGAGTCGCTCAGGCCAGGGGCTGCCCTTTTCCCCGGACAGGAATGTGACTTGACTTCTAACTGTGGCCGCCACATTTAAATTCTCGTTGGACATTGATCACCATGCCGTGGTTTTCTTCAGGGTTAAACCACCTTGCTTGGATGCTATCAAGCAGGTTTCCACAGCCTGTCCACATGCTCCCTACCGATATATCGTCACTTAGCGATCCACTTGTAATGCATTGTTCCTTTTTAGTAGTATCTCCGTTGGACTGCAAGATGGCAATCCCCTTCTTGCTCGTggaccatcttcttcgcagaGAAGCATCATGTCTTGAAAGTAGTTCTCTAGTTGCCGATATCCGAGTACATTGTCCTACTTGGGTCATTGCTTTTTATGCATTGTCTGCAATTGGACTAATCACCGGTTTGGGCCTGTCCTTGAGAACGTCATGTTACATTTAATTGCTTAGGTCCTGTGCTGCTACATGACTATGAATTGGCACAATCCAACCGCCGAAGCAAAACCAGGAAATAACAACAGGCTGTTAAAAGACATATCGGAAAGTAGGATTCTTTAGATCCGTCACATCCGCCAGCCCTTCGTCCCTTGGTGTATTCTGGATATGGCTTTGACCTCCAGCTCTAGCAGCCCTATCCCTCTTCATATTCTCCACCCGTAGGTAAACAAGTAGCCCAATacaatcaaccaccacaacGGCAAGGCAGACCAAGATAGATTGGAGACCACTCTATAGGTACCAGGTCATTAGTTCTTCTTCGATAACGAGCGCTGATTAGGATGCTAGGTGGGTAGGTAGGGAGAGTACAAACCTGATACGTCGGCGCCTCACTCTCAAAGAAAAGCTGCGGGCCGATGACATTCCCCGCGCAGTACATGACGAAATAAATCGCATTCACTGTCGAGCGTTTTGTGAACCCGCCAATATTCGAGGTTATCATTGCCATTGTCACGGGCATTGCGGCGGAGTATGTCCCCATCAGGATGATTCCGACGTAGCGGGATGCGATTGCGGATGTTCCGTAGACGAGGGCGGTGCCGATTATACTAGTAACGTTTGTTAGGTAGGTGCCATGACGGTTTGAGAGGGGTGTACCTTAGGATTGTGGTGAAGACGCAGGCTAGGAGACGGCTGTTGCGGACTTTGGACGCGACGATTGATCTGGGTGGTGTTAGTTGTGTTGATGGGAAGGGGAGGTGACATACGATCCCAGGACGAGTATGAAGAGAACGACACCCGGGGGAATGCCGAGCAGCAGAGTGTGGAATGTGCTATATCCAAACCCTTTCAGGATGAGACCCGAAAACTGTAAACTTGTTAGTATATGGGTACCGAAATATATATTGGTACAGTTACCGTGGTGAATCCGCCGTTGGGAATGTTGGCTGctaaaatatatagagcCAACATGTACGTCTTTGGGTCGATGAAGGCTTCCACAATCTGCTCCCGGTTTATCTTGTTTGTTTTATACCCGGCCTTGTTTGATCGAAGTCGGGCAAGCGCAATTTCACGTTCATCATCCGTCAGGAAGGATGCGTTGGTTGGCGAGTCTGGGAGTCGGAAGAGCATCAGGATGCCCCAGAGGAAGGTAACAAGGCCGAAGATTATAAACAGCCACTATACAATATTAGCCATGTCTAAAATGAACAGGTAAAAGGGTACTAATACCTTCCATGGCGTAAGAGCACCATCTATTTTCCAAATCCCAACAGCAATCAGGTTTCCAAAAATCAGGGAGATCGAGTTCCCACAGAACCAGACGCCGTGGCGGAGGGGCTGCTCTGAGGCGCGATACCACAGAGACGTTATAAGACTGAAGCCCGGAGAGATGCTGGCTTCTGTACAGCCCAGAAAAAAGCGAACGATCATAATTCCGGTGAAGTTCGTCGTCGCGGCGTGGCAGGCCAGGATAACGGACCAGATGATGCTATCCAATATTAGTTGATACCGGCAGTGACGGGTAGAAAATTACAAATTCATAGCGAGATATTTCCCAAGCGAAAACTTGACAAGCAGAAGCGAGGCAATCGGGCTGAAGAACAGATATCCCAAGTAGAAGATACTAGACGACCAGCTGTACTGCGATCCCACCAGATGCAGATCCTCTCTAATGCCCATGAGCGAGGTGTAGTTCAGGGCCTGCTTGTCGAGGAACGCCATCATGTAGGCGAAGAGCATTAGGGGAAGCAGCCTATCTGGTTAACAGTGCAGATGGATCAGAGTAGGCATGGTCATACATTAAGTCGACCTTGCGTACAAGCCTCTTCTCAGCATCGGGAGAGAAGGTGGGCTCCGACTGAAGCTCTCCTAGTTCAAAGCCTGGCTGATCGAAGTCAGTAGACTTCTTTTCACCTGTGTCTGTCATGCTGAGCTTGAGGTGTAGTTAGTCCGATAGCATTGGGGGAATAGACTACTCTCCTACTGTGACATCCTATTTATACAAGCCTCTCCCCAACATCAAATGGCTTACTTCTCCGCACCAGGTATCGGCTTAAAGGTGATAAGCGAAGCACTAACACTCTCTCAATCTTCAGTCATTGGCTGCATCGGCAACGCTAAATCGGTTCCATTTCCCCAGGTTTTACCCAGTGGGGCAGATACGAGACTGGCAAATTGCGTGGAATAGACTACAGTAGACCTATTTACCATTGAGTCATGtcaaataataatacatCTTGCGTCGCCAATTTCGAGGGGAAAAGGGCAGGCTCGTTGGTATCTAGAGAGTATAATATGGGTGTACCATTAAACTTGTTATGACTACTGTAAATGCTACTCGTCCTTCAAGAAGTCCGCCTTGACTTGCTCGGCAAACCTCTGATCGTCCAAAATCCGACACCCCACTATCGCCATTCCTGCTGCGCAGCTGATTGCCCGTTTATACGATTCTATAGACCCTGCCCCTGCTGTAAACTGCGGGGTGTGGTTGACGCCGTCGGCTGGGATGGCGAAAATGCCGTGGAAGCCTGGGACGACATATGATACATTTCCTAAACATTGTCAACTTTCACATTGGAGGGCCGGGTTTGAAGAATAGGAAGGAATACCCATATCAGTGGAGCCGCCACCAAACCCCTCGCGCGGTGGAGTTGTAAAAACGGCCTGCTGGCCCATTGCTCGCAAGGCGGACACATAACTGTCGCAAATTGGCGTGTTTGTCTTCAGATCTGCGTACGAGAGGCCCCTATCGTGCCTTAGTAGTGAAGGAATCATAAGGAGAAAGTGACATACCATTCAAAGTCCACTTTACATCCAGTGGCCATTGCTGCGCTTTCGAAGCACTTGATAATCTTCTCTGTAAGAGGCTTCAGCGTCTTGACGGTCGGCGAGCGAATATAATAATTCACAGTGGCGGACATGGGAATGACATTCGGGCGGTCACCACCATTCACTACAACACCGTGGACCTTCTGCGATGGGAGGAGTTGTTGTCTGAGGAGCGAGATATTGACATACGCTGCTACCACGGCGTCAAGCGCATTTATACCCTCCCAgggcgcagcagcagcgtgaGCAGGCTTTCCAGTAAAGGTAACCGTAACCTTATCATTGGCAAGATACCCTCCAGTGGTGGCAGTTGCGACACTCAAGAGATTGGGGTACTCCGGCGCCATGGGCATAGGATGCACCATAAGGCAGGCGTCCACGTCCTTATATGCCCCGTTATCGATGAGTCGGACCTTACCACCCCCCGATTCCTCAGCCGGGGTACCGATCAAACGAGCAGTGAATCCTTTGCTACCGGAGACAGCTTTCATAGCTTCGCAGGTTGCGATAAATGCAGCAATTGAACTTGTGGCGATCAGATTGTGGCCACAGGCATGCCCGATTCCTGGCAGGGCATCGTATTCTGCGTTGAATGCCACAACACGCCCGCCGCCATCCCCGTGTTTATATTCAATCTCAAATGCGGTTTGTAGATTATAAGCCTGTCGGCGAATGCTGTAGTTCTTATCGCCCAGGGCTTCGAAGAAGTCGCAGATGTTCTTGTGAGCTTCGTGTTCTTCGTATGCCAGTTCCGGATTGGACCAGATCTGGGGAGTTAGCAGTGTCAATACAAGACACTAGAGCACTTACCTTCTGATTTATGGCTTGCAATTTCGCATCATATCGGTTCAGACAGTCTTGGACTGCGTCGATAAAGCGCTGTTCTGGTACTTGGACGGTCTGAGTCATTTTGTGGGTATTACTGGGAATGTGCTACTGAAGGAGCGTCAAGGCAGTGGCTTAAATAGAAGAAACCGGGCATTTTCCGCATTTCCGTACAGCATCTCCCAGAGTTGACGAGATCATCCTGGAAGCAATGGATTGTTAGGCGAGATTGGGGAAGCCCTTATACAGCCGACGCAGCCAATCAGAGTGCGGCGCTCGGCTCTCCGGATTTTGGTTCAATTCAGGCGAAGTTGGAGACTTCACTCCCACATCCCCGCTCAAAGCCACTTTACCCCAGACTCGGACTTCTGTAAAAGCTGCTCTGTAGCTCATCTACATATTGACTAGGCGATGGATACACAGCAGGACGAGACGAACAGGCCGAAGCCCGGAAAAACGCGGTCCAGAACCGGTAATAACCTCCCGACACAGAGATCAAGCTCAGAACTGACTCTTCAGGCTGCCGCACGTGTCGCATCCGCAAGGTCAAGTGCGACGAAGAGAAGCTCCGCATTGGAGGCCAGGCAGAGCCACACTGCCGGCGGTGCTCGGCAGCTCGCATGCGCTGCGAATGGCAGGGGCCCGTTCCCCGGAGGAAAACACGGCGTATTGCAGTCCGTCAATGCACGCAGTCTCAGTCGCAGGGTCCTCTTGTGCCGGCTTCAATGCCCCTCCATCCGATACCCAGCTCGGGAAGTGTTGTGCAGGCGGCCAACTCCCTTACTTTGTCGCCCTTTGATCGTCTTTGTTTAGATTACCTCCAGGATTCGGCGCTGGTTATTGCTCTCGGAAAACACTGGCCATGGTCTACGATCTCCTATGCGTATCAGAAAATCGCTGTGAAACAGCCCATGCTCATGAGTGCGATTTTGGCCAGCACCGCAAGTGAAATCCACCAGTCTCGACTACACGGCCAGGAGCGTCTGAGTCTCTCTGCAGGTGCGGATTCATCCGATATTGACGGCAGAATACACTATGGTCGCGCTCTGTCTGGTCTTCGCGAAGCTTTTAATAGTAATGAAAGGTCGCCTGAAAAGGTCGAGGCCATCTTCATTACTCTATGGCTACTTATAGACTACGAGAACCGCTTCGGAAATGGCGCAAATGCTATAAATATTCATATTCGCGGCATCCATAGTCTCCTTGTGGACCATGTTGTTCCGTCGTTGAAGAATGGAGATCACCCGAGAGCAATCGATTTCGAGGCCGATACTGACGCCATCCTACCGTCTGGAACCTGCTCCGATACCGTGGGTCATTCTCAAACGGCCCATGGCCCTGTCAGTAAGAGAGGGGTTATTCGAGATGACCTTCGCCAGACAGCTGTGCCTTTATTCCTGCTATGGACACTATACTTCTATACACCGGCGGTATTTCGGGGTCCTGGCGCCGCGACGATAGACGATAGCCTGTGTCGTTTGTTCCTTCAGGCGGAAACTGGAATTGACGGCTTAACCTTGGAGGATCTGTATAGGATTAGTCGGCAATCGCCCTCTCGGTTCTGGGGGGACACCTACCCAGCAGCGGCGAAGCTGGATGATCTTGAAAACTTGCCTGGCTTGAGACTGTACCATCAGAGCCATGTACTGCAGTTCAGGATTGGTGAGCTATTCAACAACAGCCCTTCAGGGCTAGAAGAGGAAAGCTACATCCAGATTGTCGACGAGATCATTAGCATATCAGAGGTACGTCTTCCCCGATCTGAACCATCACTACTGCTGAACTCACATCGCAGGAATACGACGTCGTCCTCTCCTCAGCCAAAACCGCCCACTCGTGCGACGTCGGTAGCGACGGCCGCCGCGTCATGGAAACAATGTACTGGGCATCCATCGCCTTCTACGGCACAATCGTCTACTTCTATCTCTGCTTGGGAAGCACACACAACTCCACCTCACGATTAATGCCCCTCGAAACGGCCGTTTCACATGTTTTAGAACTATCGCTGCGGCTCCACCGGAGTAGACCCCGGCTGATGCTGCGCATCCCCTGGCAACTTTTCCTTGCAGGAATTGCGACACCCGATCGCATTTACCAGGATTGGGTTTCTATCCGACTGCGAGAGCTGGGATGCTATGGGAGGAATTTCGCCCGGTTGAGTGACCGGTTTGATGAGATTATTCGGGGTGGTGATCCTTTGGGGTCTGTGAGATACTTGGGGACGCTGCAGGGTTAGCCTAGCTTCAATGCACATGCTGTATTGTATCTATGTATgtatcttattatatacaATAACGACCTCATGAAACACCCATATATCTATGGCCAATGCGTTAgacttcaccttcttcataATGCCGCACGCCCCCGCGATGGGGATGACACCAAACATCCCTCTCATTCGTCATACCCACAACCAATATAGGGAGGTCGATGATATCCAACGCAACAATCCCATAGAAGGTACCCAAAAGTGACTCCACAGCAACATGAAAGTGTCCTTTGAAGTCAGCCCCGAAtacatcctcttcctcttcctctgggaATGGGACGTGAGCAGATCTCGACACAGCAACCACAAATGGAAGTCTGACTCGCTCCCTCTGCTTTGCAGACGATGGTAATGGCGAGTTGAGAATAGAGTCTACGACTTCAGGGGTGACCATCAGACAAGTAGACGTCGTGAATCCGCGCGGGAGATCCTGCCACATACTATCAAAGCGTCTGTAATAGCCATAGTCAATCAGCCCCAGTACAGACACCAAGCTCTACCCATGGGTATAAAAAGGAGGTCACTCAAGCTCACCGCGAAACCTCCTCCGGCGCAGCCATATC
This region of Aspergillus puulaauensis MK2 DNA, chromosome 5, nearly complete sequence genomic DNA includes:
- a CDS encoding uncharacterized protein (COG:S;~EggNog:ENOG410PNDT;~TransMembrane:7 (o6-31i43-68o88-110i122-142o171-191i203-224o244-270i)), whose translation is MSTPDRGWIILAVSWPLFGFSAILVVLRVWVRTRIIKSWGWDDPFIILALLCATINTALATMAFYYGTGRHAIDLSPYQQIQSTKYNWLSQGFHVMSTNWGKVSVALFMLRISQRAKHHRPAMCTGIAVLSIINVVCVYTIYGQCTPTARLWASDVDGSCWDPNIQKNYAFFQGSASALSDLLLAIYPLFTIGPLQMAIKVKIGLGCVLSLGVIAMVAAIVKTVNLAALSGRTDYPWETVDLTIWIAVEQYLIIIAACIPTLTPLFNIVVRRRTTKRSSSNNKPCQTRTHSGQSGQPRIQRPFASGGKGPREPCVWTTNGDSDEEPIILPEETREGILMTTDIHVQSGFEVDHERMGKESV
- a CDS encoding uncharacterized protein (COG:G;~EggNog:ENOG410QDHP;~InterPro:IPR020846,IPR011701,IPR036259;~PFAM:PF07690;~TransMembrane:12 (i42-62o82-104i111-129o135-160i172-191o203-221i274-295o307-329i336-357o363-383i395-415o427-448i);~go_function: GO:0022857 - transmembrane transporter activity [Evidence IEA];~go_process: GO:0055085 - transmembrane transport [Evidence IEA]); amino-acid sequence: MTDTGEKKSTDFDQPGFELGELQSEPTFSPDAEKRLVRKVDLMLLPLMLFAYMMAFLDKQALNYTSLMGIREDLHLVGSQYSWSSSIFYLGYLFFSPIASLLLVKFSLGKYLAMNFIIWSVILACHAATTNFTGIMIVRFFLGCTEASISPGFSLITSLWYRASEQPLRHGVWFCGNSISLIFGNLIAVGIWKIDGALTPWKWLFIIFGLVTFLWGILMLFRLPDSPTNASFLTDDEREIALARLRSNKAGYKTNKINREQIVEAFIDPKTYMLALYILAANIPNGGFTTFSGLILKGFGYSTFHTLLLGIPPGVVLFILVLGSSIVASKVRNSRLLACVFTTILSIIGTALVYGTSAIASRYVGIILMGTYSAAMPVTMAMITSNIGGFTKRSTVNAIYFVMYCAGNVIGPQLFFESEAPTYQSGLQSILVCLAVVVVDCIGLLVYLRVENMKRDRAARAGGQSHIQNTPRDEGLADVTDLKNPTFRYVF
- a CDS encoding M20 family metallopeptidase (COG:E;~EggNog:ENOG410PJ40;~InterPro:IPR017144,IPR002933,IPR011650,IPR017439, IPR036264;~MEROPS:MER0014418;~PFAM:PF01546,PF07687;~go_function: GO:0016787 - hydrolase activity [Evidence IEA]), with the protein product MTQTVQVPEQRFIDAVQDCLNRYDAKLQAINQKIWSNPELAYEEHEAHKNICDFFEALGDKNYSIRRQAYNLQTAFEIEYKHGDGGGRVVAFNAEYDALPGIGHACGHNLIATSSIAAFIATCEAMKAVSGSKGFTARLIGTPAEESGGGKVRLIDNGAYKDVDACLMVHPMPMAPEYPNLLSVATATTGGYLANDKVTVTFTGKPAHAAAAPWEGINALDAVVAAYVNISLLRQQLLPSQKVHGVVVNGGDRPNVIPMSATVNYYIRSPTVKTLKPLTEKIIKCFESAAMATGCKVDFEWGLSYADLKTNTPICDSYVSALRAMGQQAVFTTPPREGFGGGSTDMGNVSYVVPGFHGIFAIPADGVNHTPQFTAGAGSIESYKRAISCAAGMAIVGCRILDDQRFAEQVKADFLKDE
- a CDS encoding uncharacterized protein (COG:S;~EggNog:ENOG410QECY;~InterPro:IPR036864,IPR001138;~PFAM:PF00172;~TransMembrane:1 (o457-475i);~go_function: GO:0000981 - DNA-binding transcription factor activity, RNA polymerase II-specific [Evidence IEA];~go_function: GO:0008270 - zinc ion binding [Evidence IEA];~go_process: GO:0006355 - regulation of transcription, DNA-templated [Evidence IEA]) — translated: MDTQQDETNRPKPGKTRSRTGCRTCRIRKVKCDEEKLRIGGQAEPHCRRCSAARMRCEWQGPVPRRKTRRIAVRQCTQSQSQGPLVPASMPLHPIPSSGSVVQAANSLTLSPFDRLCLDYLQDSALVIALGKHWPWSTISYAYQKIAVKQPMLMSAILASTASEIHQSRLHGQERLSLSAGADSSDIDGRIHYGRALSGLREAFNSNERSPEKVEAIFITLWLLIDYENRFGNGANAINIHIRGIHSLLVDHVVPSLKNGDHPRAIDFEADTDAILPSGTCSDTVGHSQTAHGPVSKRGVIRDDLRQTAVPLFLLWTLYFYTPAVFRGPGAATIDDSLCRLFLQAETGIDGLTLEDLYRISRQSPSRFWGDTYPAAAKLDDLENLPGLRLYHQSHVLQFRIGELFNNSPSGLEEESYIQIVDEIISISEEYDVVLSSAKTAHSCDVGSDGRRVMETMYWASIAFYGTIVYFYLCLGSTHNSTSRLMPLETAVSHVLELSLRLHRSRPRLMLRIPWQLFLAGIATPDRIYQDWVSIRLRELGCYGRNFARLSDRFDEIIRGGDPLGSVRYLGTLQG